In Homo sapiens chromosome 8, GRCh38.p14 Primary Assembly, the genomic window ACTGCTTCTGAAGTTTCCAACCACAGAGAGCCAAGCCACAGACAACAGAAGCCTCATTCACACTCCCCCCAGGCAGGCTCCATCCCGCCCAGGGGCAAGTTGCCTGAGCTCTAGAAAGCCCCAACAGTCAGGATGATAAAAATCTAATTCCCATACAGAGAATTAGAGGAGGTTGATGTTCGGAAATCCTCAGCCCTTCTCAGTGCACGGTGGGAGGAACACTCAGGGAATGGCAGCTACTACTGATAAAGAGTACGTGTAATAAAACGTCACAGAAGCGGGAGAGCTTGGCCCTAATGCTGGCATCGCAGCTGAATGCAGCCCCCATGACTGAGGAAAAGTAACTGCTGAGCCAGAGGAGAGGCAGAGGAGACGTGACCAGCAGAAAACACCCACACCTGCTTCTCAAATGTGATCTCTGTGCTCATCCTACAGAGGTGAGAGACACAGTGACTCATTAAACTCCTAAGCTAGTTTTACGGAAAAAACCCTTAATTTCAAAAACTCGTATAGGCCAAGTCTGCATTAAACAAATACAACGTGTGAAAATGAAGCTTCAttgtttgtaaaattttatttcataaaatagctTGACACAGAAAACCTTTAAGCACATATCCTACAGAACTCAAAGGAGTCCTTTCTTAGAGAAAACAGGTTCCTACACACAGTTTAGTTCTATCAGTGGCTTAACATAAATGTCTGTGTACACAAAACCTGTCTGATGATTTTAATATAAGAAACCAATTGTTTTAATAATGGGGGGTTCTGGTAAATTCCCCACAACTGCCAAAACTCTTTTGGTGAATTTCAGAAAAGCCTCAAGTGTGAGAAAcagagcaaaaattaaaaaaattaaaaagttaaaatcgCTTACTTTCATCTCTCATAAAAATCTCCTATCAGTTTAACATAATAAAATCAGCTTTTTTTTGCGGTTTGAGATAAATCTGATTATGGAAATCTAAGTTTGTTAAGTACTTGCTGTAAGAGGCCTGACAACCCACCAGAAACAGATGCCCGCCTGGGGCCAACGCCGCCCTCTCCGCACACACAGGTGCCTTCTCAGGAGCACTGCCACCTTCCTGCTGGggcccctcctctctcttccGTCGCCCGCGGGCCCTGCTTCCTCCTCCAGTGTCGTTTCTCATGGTCCCTGGTCACGCTCCTGGTGGGCATCTGTACTCACTGTCCCTGATCTCTCTCCTCCCTGCACTCCGGGCCTTATGGCCCTCTTGAGCCTCAGCTGGAACCTGAGGTCTGACTGGCACCTGCATAGCTGCCCAGCACTGCGCTCTGGGCAGGGCCTCTCACCTCAAACCCTATCTTTCTGggagcccctcctcctcctcgcgGTGACCTGGTCCTCCCAGTGCCTCACCGGCCACTCGGCAGCTCCCACTGGTTCTACCTCCATGGTCCACCTGGACGTTGGCTACAGCTGCCTAACCTGTGGCTGCACCTTGGTCCACGCTGCAGGCCCCTCTCAGCAGGTCCTCAGCAACCCCAACCTGGTCCATGCTGCAAGTACCTCTTGGCAAATCCTCAGCCACCCCCACCTGGTCCACGCTGCAGGTATCTCTCAGCAGGTCCTCAGCAGCCCCAGACTGGTCTCCATTCTCTATCTCCTCCATCCAGCCTCAAGATAACAGCCCAGAAGCCTCATAGCTTCCAGGAACCTCCTGTCTCTGTCTGCGTAGAAGCCCACAAGGCTCACATGCCCGGGGTCCCATGTGCCTGGTCCTGTCACCTTTCCCCCTTCTGAGACTCACTCAATGCCTCTCGCCCTGTCACGTGCATCCCCTGGTCCAGCCACCGGGCTCCTCCCATGTGCCTGGCCCTGTCACCTCTTCACCTTCTCCACCTTCTGCAACTCACATCCATCCCCTGGTCCAGCCACCGGGCTCCTCGCAGTTCCCAAACACATGGGTTCACCCATCTCAGCGCATGCGCACTTGGCTGCAACAACACCCTCCTCTTCCCGCTCCTCCACAGCCTCATCTCCAGGATCTATCTGCAGCTCTATGACGCATCTCACCGagtatctggcttcttttccaGCTCCTCAGCTAGGGAGCAAGCGCCCCAGGGTGGGGTCCCCACCAGCCTTCCCCAGTGGTAGGCTGCACAGCCCACAGCACCATGCAGGGCAACACAAAGCCAACAGCTCCTTGACGGATGAGGGCGTTCTGCATGAAGGCAGCTCCTCCAGCACCCATATGCTCTGCACGCTGTGACTCCAGCCTTGTGGTCCCTGCAGCCCCCGGCTCCCTGCACCAGTGCCACGGCATCATCATACCGTGGTTATGTAACTGTTTGCTACCTGGCTTCTCTAACATGCTGGTCTTGACCCCTCAGCAATGTGGTTTCTACGGACAGAAACCACTCCCGACACTTACTCTGAAACTCCCTCCACAAAATCTGCAGAGCCTCCTTCACTCCTTCTCTGGGACGGGTGCCACGGACCCACCTTCACTCCTCCTCTGGGATAGGTGCCACTGACGGGTGCCACGGACCCTCCTCCACTCCTCCTCTGGGACGCCAGCCCTGGGCCAGGTGGGCTGCTCTGCACTCAGTGGTGTGCAGGTGAATGGCTCAACAGCCTGAATTTCTGATTTTCAGCATTTGCAGGTTTCTGTGGCCTGAATACCCTCACCACAGCTTGTGTCACCGCACACGGCATTGGGAAGACATGAGCACAGCTGCTCCAGCACACAACAGTTTGCATGAAAAGGATGCCCGGTGAAGGTGGCAGAAAATAAAAGTCGTCATCACCACGTCAGGGGTTCAATAAGGTACCAGAGAGTTGGAGGTAAGCAAAAATTTACCATCTACCACAGCagtagaggagaaggaaaagaggaagaaatgaattCATTTCTATTTAAACTTAGGAAAATTTGGCTCCAAGAGTTGACAGCTCCCAAGTCCGGAAACTTAGACTGCACATGCATTTCTGCATatattatgtgaaatatttttatatcaagcAGAGATGCAGGAAGCCTGTTTCTCTCTGGGACTCTATTCTCCCATGCCATATGTGCAGTGTCATATTTTCCAACTCATTGCTGTTTTGGTGGCGTGTAAGTCTTTCAGAGGCAAACCTCGATGAGAGTATCTTAAGCAGGACCTTGAATAAATCGTACGGTACTTACCAGGAGGCATCGTGCAATGTTCTGGGAACATTTCCAGAGCATGCTTCAATCTCTCAGTATCTTGCAGGAGCAGCAGCGTTTTCATGTGGTACAGGATGGACACGTCTGAGGGCAGCATGCTGTGTGACGCAAGGCGGTCCAGCAGCTCCTCAGCGGCATCTGCGAGGGCAGCTGAAGCTGCATCTCTGGAGACACCTACATAAAGTCAGTTTTGCTTGgaaatacagttttgtttttatttctataaactaaAGATAAGCTTTCCTCTCTTAAGGAAGGTCTCAAACCTACGCTTCCACACAGAATGACATATCTGGGAGATGAGAAGCTACCAGAAGAGAGAATCAGAACAGAGCTCAGCACAAAATACCACTGCATGAACGACTGTGGAAACCTGGCCCGTCTACACCTCTGTCTGGTGAGACGCCTCCCCTGGCCCATCTACACCTCTGTCTGGTGAGACGCCTCCCCTGGCCCGTCTACACCTCTGTCTGGTGAGACGCCTCCCCTGGCCCGTCTACACGTCTGTCTGGTGAGACGCCTCCCCTGGCCCGTCTACACGTCTGTCTGGTGAGACGCCTCCCCTGGCCCGTCTACACGTCTGTCTGGTGAGACGCCTCCCCTGGCCCGTCTACACGTCTGTCTGGTGGGACGCCTCCCCTGGCCCGTCTACACGTCTGTCTGGTGAGACGCCTCCCCTGGCCCGTCTACACGTCTGTCTGGTGAGACGCCTCCCCTGGCCCGTCTACACGTCTGTCTGGTGAGACGCCTCCCCTGGCCCGTCTACACGTCTGTCTGGTGGGACGCCTCCCCTGGCCCGTCTACACGTCTGTCTGGTGGGACGCCTCCCCTGGCCCGTCTACACGTCTGTCTGGTGGGACGCCTCCCCTGGCCCGTCTACACGTCTGTCTGGTGGGACGCCTCCCCTGGCCCGTCTACACGTCTGTCTGGTGGGACGCCTCCCCTGGCCCGTCTACACGTCTGTCTGGTGGGACGCCTCCCCTGGCCCGTCTACACCTCTGTCTGGTGAGACGCCTTCCCTGTCCAACACACGACTCAGGGCTACGAACAGCAGCAGGTTAAACCAGACAATGAAAGCAAGCTCTCTATGTCCACATCACATCgcttaaaaaaagaatcagactGTGGCTGTTTAGAAGAAATCAAGGAGAACTGAAAACAAGCCCCCGACTTCCCCTGGATCTGGCTGCTGGTCTTGTTTCTCTGGCTGCTGTTCAGCAGTATGACTGCAATTCACTTGCCTCTGGTGGTTTCGGCGTTAACCCTGCTTGGACTTGGCAGGACTTCTTCAACCTGTGACTCTGTGTCCTGTAACAATGGTGTAAAACTCCCAAATGTCACATCTCCGTCCTGCCCCCGCTCcgtcctctctcctctccacctGGGCCTGTTTCAGGGACACAACTTCCCACTCCATGTCTGCCGGGCTCTTTCCTGTGTTTTCCACCCGTTTTCTCTCCACTCTGCATTCTGGGGACTTTCTTTCACCTGTCTTCCTGGTCACTAATTCTCTTTTATACCAACTCTCATTTGCTGTTTCCCTGTCTTTTGAGGCCTGAATTTTAGTTACTATATTTCTCAGgcctaaaatttccatttgattattttagTAGATTCAAATTACCTGGCGAAATGctccaatttttcctttttccccttaTTTTAGGCTCCTTATCTGATAACATCGGCCTCTCCCACTGTGGCTCTACTGCTCTTTTTTTCTCGTGGTTTTCGGTGCTGTGGTCCTGTCTCGTGGCATGCCCGGTAAACTGTTGCTGAACGCATAGGAAAGACTGCAGAGGTCTAGGATGGCGACATTTTCCTCTAGAGGGCTCACCCTTTGCTCCGCCAGGCAGACCGAGTAGAGGGGGATCCCCTGGACCGTGCAGGGACTGAGCTGACTCCAGGGTGGCCACACATTTGGGACAGTGTCATCTGCTTCTGGGCTGCCCTGCTCTGCTGGGCTCGAGGGTCAGGCCGATCCTCATCTCATCAGCACCTCAAGATGGCCAAGAGGCTCCTATGTTATTCGGAGGCTCTCTGTGTGGCTTCTCATCTTCCACCCACAGCTTCAGAATTGGGCAAAGGTTCTAAGGGAAGCCATGCAGTGTTGAGTTCTGTTCTCTGACCTCTGAGTCCACCGGCCCCAGCTCCAACCTCTGAACCCCCTGGCCCCAGGTCCAACATCTGAGCTTACTGGTCCCCAGGCTCTGACCTCTGAACCCACTGGCCCCTGCTTCGACCTCTGAGCCCACCGGTCCCCAGGATCCAACCTCTGAACCCGCCGGCCCCTGCTCCAACCTCTGAGCCCACCGGTCCCCCAGGCTCCAACCTCTGCACCTGCCAGCCCCAGCTCCAACACCTGAGCCCACTGGTCCCCAGGCTCCGACCTCTGAACCTGCCGGCCCCTGCTCCAACACCTGAGCCCACCGGTCCCCAGGCTCCGACCTCTGAACCTGCCAGCCCCGGCTCTAATGTCTGTGCTCACTGGTCCCCAGGCTCCGACCTCTGAACGTGCCAGCCCCGGTTCTAATGTCTGTGCTCACTGGGCTCCAGGCTCCGACCTCTGAACCTGCCGGCCCTGGCTGTAATGTCTGTGCCCACTGGTCCCCAGGCTCTGACCTCTGAACCCGCTGGCCCCTGCTCCGACCACTGAGCGCGCTGGTCCCCAGGCTCCGACCTCTGAACCTGCCGGCCCCGGCTCTAATGTCTGCGCTCACTGGGCTCCAGGCTGAGACCTCTGAACCTGCCGGCCCCGGCTCTAATGTCTGTGCTCACTGGGCTCCAGGCTGAGACCTCTGAACCTGCCGGCCCCGGCTCTAATGTCTGTGCTCACTGGTCCCCAGGCTCCGACCTCTGAACGTGCCAGCCCCGGTTCTAATGTCTGTGCTCACTGGGCTCCAGGCTCCGACCTCTGAACCTGCCGGCCCTGGCTGTAATGTCTGTGCCCACTGGTCCCCAGGCTCTGACCTCTGAACCCGCTGGCCCCTGCTCCGACCACTGAGCGCACTGGTCCCCAGGCTCCGACCTCTGAACCTGCCGGCCCCGGCCCTAATGTCTGTGCTCACTGGGCTCCAGGCTGCGACCTCTGAACCTGCCGCCCCGGCTCTAATGTCTGCGCTCACTGGGCTCCAGGCTGAGACCTCTGAACCTGCCGGCCCCGGCTCTAATGTCTGCGCTCACTGGGCTCCAGGCTGAGACCTCTGAACCTGCCGGCCCCGGCTCTAATGTCTGTGCTCACTGGGCTCCAGGCTGCGACCTCTGAACCTGCCAGCCCCGGCTCTGTCTGTGCTCACTGGGCTCCAGGCTCTGCTTTTGGTTTCTCAACCTGTGAGGCTGGTTTTTCTGCCTCTCTGGGCTCCACCAGGTCCTTTCCCCAGACCCTCACCCAACGCCCACACACAGGACTTGCAGATTCCTGAAGACAAGTGGCTGCAGATGTTTCCATGATAATCTCCCCGTGAGGGTTCCAGGAGTTCCATCTTTCTATGAGCTGTTTTCCTGAGTAGCTTCCTGATCCCTTCAACAGGTGTTTCCCATCCTGGCTTTCTGGTTACTCCTGGCATGACTGTTGGTCTGCCCCAAGCTGCTCGATCACACACAGAATAGAAAGTTTACTGAGATCTTTCTGAATTCTGCGTCTACTTTGCAGTGTCTTAGCCATGTCTTCCTGATGTGCCATCtggatatatgttttcaatttGTTAATACAATCTGCTGAGAAACACGCTAAAGAGGAAGAGGCTAGAGTGCTCTTCGTGTTGAAATCAATCTATTAAAAATGGTACTTCTGCATCTTTGTTAAAATCAGTTACTTACTTCCCAAATTATTACATAGCTGATATTTCTCAATCTTGCTCATAAGAACACCATCAAATGCCTTGCTTAAATCTGGATCTGCTAAACCCACCACATTAACCTGAACCTGCTGGTAACGTCATTGAAAAGACAcctatacccacaaaaattaaacagtattaaaaaaaattaaagagaagaaagCCAGGAAGCCAGCGCACGGTGAGTATCTCTGTTCTGGGGCAGCCACGTGTCCCTAGGTCAGCTGTCAACAAAGCGTAGTGCAGATGTAAGCAAGTGCCATCTGTGACATTAAACCtatgtttattttccttatctTATGTCAGTACAAACAACTGCACAATAATGCATGCTGAGAAATCGTGCATCCGTTCTAtgtggaagagaaaatgaaacctgTCCTAAAGGCGCAAGCTGTGTTTCCTTCACCTCTCAGTCTGCTTATGAAGGTGAGCTCAGCTCATCAAAACCTCCAATCTGGATTTATCTCTTGTTTAGAAAAATAGCCTGGATGCCAACACACTCCAAAACCTGACCTTAGAGGCATGGAGGACACGGGGCCAGCCTGTCCTTGGCACAGCTGGCCAGGGCCACCACACTGCTTCTCTGGATACGCCAGGGGCGCATGCCCATCCACATCATCGGTGGAAAGCACATAAATACTCTGATCTTTGCCTTATAACTAATTATTTACATTgaatattttttacttatattaGTTGCCTTACAACTAATTATTTtacattgaatatttttaaagtatgttttaacatttaagcattatatttgtttcttttaataaacttttaagtGGATGTCACTATGcaagagaaaaacagtaaaaaacatACCgtcataaaaatacatttcctgtGTTGACTTCAAAAAATTTAGAATACTGTGTGCCTTTTCATTGGTAATTGTATCATCTTCCTCGCTGGCGTCTGCACCGTCCTCCTCCCCGGAGTCTGCAccctcttcctccccagcccaTGTCGGGTCTTCCTCGCTGGCGTCCGCACCGTCCTCCTCCCTGGTGTCTTTACCGTCTTCCTCCCCGGCCCGTGTCAGGTCTTCCTCAATGGTGTCCACACCGTCCTCCTCCCTGGCGTCTTTAACGTCTTCCTCCCCGGCCGGTGTCGGATCTTCCTCACTGGCGTCCGCACCCTCTTCCTGCCTGGCCCGTGTCAGGTCTTCCTCGCTAGCGTCCGCACCATCTTCCTCCCTGGTATCTTTAACGTCTTCCTCCCCGGCCAGTGTCGGGTCTTCCTCGCTGGTGTCCACACCATCCTCCTCACAAGCCTCTCCCACGCCTTCCCCTTCATTGCTGCTGTCCTCGGGCTGGTACATGAAACTGACACCAGCAGCCTTTGCTGCCAAGCCGgctgctttcttccttttaatttgctgtttctttttcagtttcctttttttatttttgcttattgtgGTGCCATCTGTGTGCTGTCGCTGAGATTTCTCCTGTAACAGACTCTGCTGTTTCTCTAATTCTGCTTGTTCTATAAGAACATTattgggatttttaaattttttctttgatttatgcTTCCTAATTCTTCTTCTCTTTGGCTGGTCATGAGGATCCTGAtctgttaaaaaaattcaaatataacaaTTTTCAGTACAATGAAACCATAACAAACATATTAGGCTAAATAAATTTTCCATCAGGAtcttgtagttttagtagaaaaagAGTTTACACTATTTACTTCGGTGATTCTCAACTTTACCATCAAAGATCCTAGGACTAACGTAATATAAATTAGCAGTACATACACTCACAGATGCGACAATCATAATATATGGTGTGTTTTGAAGGATGTACaagttgttgctttttttttttttttttttttcctgacacagACTCTTACTttgctgcacaggctggagtgcagtggaacaatctcggctcactgcaacctctgcctcccaggttcaagtgattccggTACCActgcctctccagtagctgggagtacaggcaagcaccaccatgcccagctaattttttttattttcagtagagacggggtttcgccatgttggccagggttgtctcaaactcctggtctcaagtgatccacctgcctcgggctcccaaagtgctgggatttcaggaatgagccattgcgcctggccagttgttgcatttttatagtaaaatttcatttctatggGCCTTTCCCTCTATGGGGGGGAAACCcgtatttcttttgttcttttaaaaaatttattttacaatttagtCCTTTCTAAAGTTACTTGTGtgtgagaataaaaaataagtaatgatGATTTGCCCATCTGAGTCAGCATCAGGTTGCGTTTTGACACGAAGCTAAGCTGGACTCCAGGTTGGCAGAAGGTGGTTTATAAATAGCATAGGTTGGTGATGTGCTGGTAAATGGCTAATAACCAGCTCTCGGAAAAGTCCTGAGTCCTCCAATCTGCTCATTTCCCTGGTGTAAATATTTCCCCCGTGGCCGATTTCAAACTACCACTGTGGTGTTGCGGAACAGAAGAGGTAGCACAGCCAATTCTCACAGGCTGAGAGGGGCAGCATGGCTTGAAACGGGCGGCTGGGGAGAGGGTGGGCAGGAAGCACCATGGATAAACCATGGCAGTCTCAACACCTCAGTGAGGACAGAGACGTGGCGGCCCCTCGGCGAGGACAGAGACGCGGCGGCCCCTCGTGAGGACAGAGACGCGGCGGCCCCTCGTGAGGACAGAGACGCGGCGCCCCCTCGTGAGGACAGAGACGCGGCGGCCCCTCGGCGAGGACAGAGACGCGGCGGCCCCTCGTGAGGACAGAGACGCGGCGGCCCCTCGGCGAGGACAGAGACGCGGCGGCCCCTCGTGAGGACAGAGACGCGGCGCCCCCTCGGCGAGGACAGAGACGCGGCGGCCCCTCGTGAGGACAGAGACGCGGCGCCCCCTCGGCGAGGACAGAGACGCGGCGGCCCCTCGGCGAGGACAGAGACGCGGCGGCCCCTCGTGAGGACAGAGACGCGGCGGCCCCTCGGCGAGGACAGAGACGCGGCGGCCCCTCGTGAGGACAGAGACGCGGCGGCCCCTCGGCGAGGACAGAGACGCGGCGGCCCCTCGTGAGGACAGAGACGCGGCGGCCCCTCGGCGAGGACAGAGACGCGGCGGCCCCTCGTGAGGACAGAGACGCGGCGCCCCCTCGGCGAGGACAGAGACGCGGCGGCCCCTCGTGAGGACAGAGACGCGGCGGCCCCTCGTGAGGACAGAGGCGCGGCGGCCCCTCGTGAGGACAGAGACGCGGCGGCCCCTCGTGAGGACAGAGACGCGGCGGCCCCTCGGCGAGGACAGAGACGCGGCGCCCCCTCGGCGAGGACAGAGACGCGGCGGCCCCTCGTGAGGACAGAGGCGCGGCGGCCCCTCGTGAGGACAGAGACGCGGCGCCCCCTCGGCGAGGACAGAGACGCGGCGGCCCCTCGTGAGGACAGAGGCGCGGCGGCCCCTCGTGAGGACAGAGGCGCGGCGGCCCCTCGTGAGGACAGAGACGCGGCGCCCCCCCGGCGAGGACAGAGACGCGGCGGCCCCTCGTGAGGACAGAGACGCGGCGGCCCCTCGTGAGGACAGAGACGCGGCGGCCCCTCGTGAGGACAGAGACGCGGCGGCCCCTCGTGAGGACAGAGACGCGGCGCCCCCTCGGCGAGGACAGAGACGCGGCGCCCCCTCGGCGAGGACAGAGACGCGGCGGCCCCTCGGCGAGGACAGAGACGCGGCGGCCCCTCGGCGAGGACAGAGGCGCGGCGGCCCCTCGTGAGGACAGAGACGCGGCGGCCCCTCGTGAGGACAGAGACGCGGCGCCCCCTCGGCGAGGACAGAGACGCGGCGGCCCCTCGGCGAGGACAGAGACGCGGCGGCCCCTCGTGAGGACAGAGACGCGGCGGCCCCTCGTGAGGACAGAGACGCGGCGCCCCCTCGGCGAGGACAGAGACGCGGCGGCCCCTCGGCGAGGACAGAGACGCGGCGGCCCCTCGGCGAGGACAGAGACGCGGCGGCCCCTCGTGAGGACAGAGGCGCGGCGGCCCCTCGTGAGGACAGAGGCACACTACCCGTGCTGCTGCTCCCTGACAGAAGGGTATCAGATAAGTAACTGGCGCCATGCGGGGGGAACAGAGGGTGTGTGCAGGCCAAGAACAGACGGCACATGGCGCACACGCCCCGCCCCACACCCAAGCCCCGCCCAGACACTGATGGGTAAAGTCTATACCACGGGCGTCTGTGCCACGGCCGGCACACGGCTCCCGGGTGTTGCCCGAGCAGACCTAGAACTATAAAGCTTGCCGCTGCACCACGCCAAGGGCGGGGGTTCAGACAGTTCTCATTTTAGGAAGCGCCTGTTGGAGTTTTCTGAGCTGTGCACCCCATCACAGATTGTGAAGAATCAAGATGAAACAACGTGAGTGAAGTTTGTGAGACACTGTAAGGGCAGATTCCCTATCATTTCCACTCAAGCGCTTTCCCTTCACCTCTGAAATGAGATAGAATACATGAGTTCCTCTTCCACAATGAAGCTCTTCAAAGCGGTTTCCTATTCTCCTCTGTCTCAACAGCCTCAAGCACACCGCCCTCAAAGCCCAGGGCCTGCCCGCATGCTGGACAGGAACCCTGCAGAGGGTGAGCTCCGGGCTCTTCGCCAGCTGCGGACACCGCAAGCTGTGACGCAGTCCCACCCCATGACTCGATAAAGCAGTCGCATCGGTTTCTCTCACCCTGAAAATACAGGAAGTATTTTACCAAGCACCAGCCTCCCCTCTTCATTGGATGTAGACACCCCCCAGCTCTGTTCACGGTCAAACTGAACGCCGCTGTGGAACTGTGAGATGACATTGCTGCCGCTTTGTGGAAGAGAGTTCCCACCGTGTCTTGTTGTGATTGGTATCCGTTCTGCACAGCCTCCACCACCACAGCGTGGCACAGGCTGAAGCAGCTCCGCACACAGTCCCAAGATGAAGCCGCCAAGCCTGAGTCTCCTCGACACCTTCATCTCGCTCCTCACTCACCAGTGGGTGTTTGAATAATTTCATCTGCGAGTGTGTGTTGTTGCTTTTGGGGTCCACTGCGCAGGTCTGACCAACCAGCCTGGTCCAGACGTCTTTGAACAGCAGCCTCTGGGTCTGCCCTGAACACACTGATGTTTAAAACCAACCACGTCTAGGCAATCCATTTTAATTTCCCAGGTTCtgttaaaaaaagatgaaattaagcCTCTCCTCTTAGGTGTCTATTAAAAAATGTGACTGCCTTCATGAATTTGGAGATAAGTAACACATCGAGTGTTTTCCCACCCACAGGAAGCCCCTCTAGGATGCGACAGGTCACGGGGGCGACCCTCATCACCCAGCAAGAACACTGCGGAATGCTGCTCATCACCCCCCAGGCTCCTCCCGGCACGTCCTTCTCTGCCAGCTCTGTCAGTGCCGCTCATCGCCAGTGTCGTACCCCGGGGTCAGCTTCCCCTCCTAAGACTACAAGACAAACAAATGGTTGCCCTGTTGAGATCGACTGCGCTATTGATCTATTTTTATAAGACtataaaacagtaatttaaaaaggTGAAGGAGGCAAAAAGGCCATAAAATGTTAAGTTTGtcatatttttttcacataaatgtGTATGCGTGtacttttgaaaaggaaaagttaatatacattaaaaaaaaaagagactggacATCCTTTTCTCAGGATGCTCCCTGCAGTTACTCCTT contains:
- the ERICH1 gene encoding glutamate-rich protein 1 isoform X2; protein product: MAAHRKHVFVEKVLQRLFPPVPSGQGKREPQTLAVQNPPKKVTSEKVSQKHAEPLTDTGSETPTARRLYTASGPPEGYVPCWPEPSSCGSPENASSGDDTEDQDPHDQPKRRRIRKHKSKKKFKNPNNVLIEQAELEKQQSLLQEKSQRQHTDGTTISKNKKRKLKKKQQIKRKKAAGLAAKAAGVSFMYQPEDSSNEGEGVGEACEEDGVDTSEEDPTLAGEEDVKDTREEDGADASEEDLTRARQEEGADASEEDPTPAGEEDVKDAREEDGVDTIEEDLTRAGEEDGKDTREEDGADASEEDPTWAGEEEGADSGEEDGADASEEDDTITNEKAHSILNFLKSTQEMYFYDGVSRDAASAALADAAEELLDRLASHSMLPSDVSILYHMKTLLLLQDTERLKHALEMFPEHCTMPPAFIGSCRNQIGRSSVPAAPNVEKYSRSIPKEPTPMTWTQESYNLRGLFPSVHCRAHATHHLACPDPRRATPCDNSRHDRPTCPPHCNGSCISSRPPLRRTWPVLAEGLNVPKRGCLVLSFPSSPRNVGTSPKPCKQGLRTLGGSEITDVSKR
- the ERICH1 gene encoding glutamate-rich protein 1 isoform X15, producing MAAHRKHVFVEKVLQRLFPPVPSGQGKREPQTLAVQNPPKKVTSEKVSQKHAEPLTDTGSETPTARRLYTASGPPEGYVPCWPEPSSCGSPENASSGDDTEDQDPHDQPKRRRIRKHKSKKKFKNPNNVLIEQAELEKQQSLLQEKSQRQHTDGTTISKNKKRKLKKKQQIKRKKAAGLAAKAAGVSFMYQPEDSSNEGEGVGEACEEDGVDTSEEDPTLAGEEDVKDTREEDGADASEEDLTRARQEEGADASEEDPTPAGEEDVKDAREEDGVDTIEEDLTRAGEEDGKDTREEDGADASEEDPTWAGEEEGADSGEEDGADASEEDDTITNEKAHSILNFLKSTQEMYFYDAWGRPTVMPGVTRKPGWETPVEGIRKLLRKTAHRKMELLEPSRGDYHGNICSHLSSGICKS